The following coding sequences are from one Paenibacillus stellifer window:
- the mprF gene encoding bifunctional lysylphosphatidylglycerol flippase/synthetase MprF, giving the protein MPAIQKTAYRLKAARLFSSLYRLKIIQILIPIAIIGLIIWEGQSEFRRINWPAALHTIRHLEPSRFLLLLAVSFAAVGTVSGYEFVLRRHFKLPLGYWETFRYSWIANTSNSVIGFAGIAGAAMRTFLYRSRGISVATITASIAFQSTITITGISLLAWGDLTGLFTAGSVIQAHPWTYYALWGMALYLPGYLIFQRSPFYAKWLNRDLPRMNASTIAASVGASLLEWLCAGIAFWFVASALLPGLQVRTGLGLYTIAATAGLISLAPGGIGGFDLVALYGLQALGYPPEHCVAVLVLFRILYYLLPWLVGLAMGILEFASGRRKESGAIPEPLTGVFNGWQRLWTFPGQHLWISELGAWALGKLVFISGAVLLLSAATPGLLYRLRFTEELLSEPIMRISHQLSLIIGLSLIVLSRGISHRIRRAYQWTLALLCAGALFTFAKAFDYEEAILLLIVALLLYLSRSRFYRVAAPVGRRVTAAWALITLVMVYLYNVIAAGTQPRFLHYLPQAQLKHLILDRNEHTIAAVTALAVTWLSFTLAMILRPSPLKTPGASLAERDKLREFLGRNPGNLLTHLLYSGDKSFFWACGGRVLIPYALIRSRLVVLGDPIGDSRLISKAVQEIQSFADNYDLDVVFYQVSPANLPVYHENGYRFFKLGEEALVHLPSFTLSGKANTNLRTVKNRFEREGYSVQVMKPPYDGPFLDRLRVISDEWLNGRREKGFSLGWFDPAYLQQGEIAVLLGAESQILAFASLAPAYDGRQTVSVDLMRHLHDTPNGTMDFLFIKLLEWSKEEGYAVFNLGMAPLSSVGETQAAIREEKLAKRVYEYGGYWYGFKGLRRYKEKFSPEWEPRYLAYPARLSLPVLLVDLIILIARRPKIEKKA; this is encoded by the coding sequence ATGCCAGCAATCCAGAAGACTGCGTACAGGCTGAAGGCAGCCAGACTCTTCTCTTCTCTATACCGGTTAAAAATCATTCAGATTCTCATACCAATCGCCATTATCGGGCTTATTATCTGGGAAGGCCAGTCCGAGTTCCGCCGGATCAACTGGCCGGCGGCGCTGCATACGATCCGGCATCTGGAGCCGTCCCGGTTCCTGCTGCTTCTCGCCGTCTCGTTCGCTGCCGTTGGCACGGTCAGCGGCTATGAATTTGTGCTTCGGCGGCATTTCAAGCTGCCTCTGGGATACTGGGAGACCTTCCGCTATTCCTGGATCGCCAACACCTCCAATAGCGTGATCGGCTTCGCCGGGATCGCGGGCGCGGCTATGCGGACCTTCCTGTACCGCAGCCGGGGCATCTCGGTTGCGACAATTACGGCGTCGATCGCCTTCCAGTCCACTATCACGATTACAGGCATTTCCCTGCTGGCCTGGGGAGATCTCACCGGATTGTTCACCGCCGGTTCCGTTATTCAGGCTCACCCCTGGACGTACTATGCACTGTGGGGCATGGCCCTGTACCTGCCCGGATATTTGATCTTCCAGCGGAGTCCCTTCTATGCCAAATGGCTGAACCGTGATCTGCCTCGGATGAACGCCTCGACCATCGCGGCTTCCGTTGGCGCCTCTCTGCTGGAATGGCTGTGTGCAGGCATCGCCTTCTGGTTCGTCGCTTCGGCGCTGCTTCCGGGCCTGCAGGTCCGGACAGGCCTCGGCCTGTACACGATCGCGGCCACCGCCGGCCTGATCAGTCTGGCTCCCGGCGGTATTGGCGGATTCGACCTGGTGGCCTTGTACGGACTTCAGGCGCTTGGCTACCCGCCGGAGCACTGTGTTGCCGTCCTTGTGCTGTTCCGGATTTTGTATTATCTGCTTCCGTGGCTTGTCGGCCTCGCGATGGGCATTCTGGAATTCGCGAGCGGCCGCCGGAAAGAGTCCGGCGCGATTCCGGAGCCGCTGACAGGAGTCTTTAACGGCTGGCAAAGGCTGTGGACGTTTCCGGGGCAGCATCTATGGATCTCCGAGCTTGGAGCCTGGGCACTCGGGAAGCTGGTCTTCATCAGCGGAGCCGTGCTGCTGTTATCGGCTGCAACCCCGGGCCTGCTGTACCGGCTCCGCTTCACCGAAGAGCTGCTGTCCGAGCCCATCATGCGAATATCGCATCAGCTCAGCCTGATCATCGGGCTGTCGCTGATCGTTCTGTCCCGGGGGATTTCCCACCGGATCAGACGGGCTTACCAATGGACGCTGGCTCTGTTGTGCGCAGGCGCCCTCTTCACCTTCGCCAAAGCATTCGACTACGAAGAAGCCATTCTGCTGCTGATCGTGGCCCTGCTGCTCTATCTATCCCGCTCACGCTTCTACCGAGTGGCGGCTCCGGTCGGACGCCGGGTGACGGCGGCGTGGGCGCTGATCACGCTTGTCATGGTCTATCTCTACAACGTGATCGCAGCAGGAACCCAGCCCAGATTCCTGCATTATCTGCCGCAGGCGCAGCTGAAGCACCTCATTCTGGACCGGAATGAGCATACAATCGCCGCAGTGACGGCGCTGGCCGTCACCTGGCTGTCCTTCACGCTTGCCATGATCCTCCGGCCCAGCCCGCTGAAGACCCCGGGCGCGTCACTGGCCGAGCGGGACAAGCTCCGCGAATTTCTGGGGCGGAATCCGGGCAATCTGCTGACCCATCTGCTCTATTCCGGCGATAAAAGCTTCTTCTGGGCTTGCGGAGGCCGGGTACTGATTCCGTACGCGCTTATTCGCAGCAGGCTGGTTGTGCTAGGCGATCCAATCGGAGATTCCCGGCTGATCAGCAAGGCTGTCCAGGAAATTCAGTCATTCGCCGACAACTATGATCTGGATGTCGTCTTCTATCAGGTCTCTCCCGCCAATCTGCCGGTGTATCACGAGAACGGATACCGGTTCTTCAAGCTCGGGGAAGAAGCACTGGTGCATCTGCCTTCGTTCACGCTGTCGGGCAAAGCCAATACGAATCTGCGCACAGTAAAGAATCGTTTCGAGCGGGAGGGCTATTCGGTTCAGGTCATGAAGCCCCCATATGACGGGCCTTTTCTGGACAGGCTCCGCGTGATCTCGGACGAATGGCTGAACGGCCGCAGGGAAAAAGGCTTCTCGCTCGGCTGGTTCGACCCGGCCTATCTGCAGCAGGGAGAGATCGCCGTGCTTCTCGGGGCAGAGAGCCAAATTCTGGCCTTCGCTTCACTCGCGCCGGCGTATGACGGACGGCAGACCGTATCGGTCGATCTGATGCGGCATCTGCATGATACGCCGAACGGAACGATGGATTTCCTGTTCATCAAGCTGCTGGAATGGTCCAAGGAAGAGGGATATGCCGTCTTTAATCTGGGGATGGCGCCGCTGTCGAGCGTCGGGGAGACGCAGGCTGCCATCCGGGAGGAGAAGCTGGCGAAGCGGGTGTATGAATACGGAGGATACTGGTACGGATTTAAAGGACTTCGCCGTTATAAGGAAAAATTCTCGCCGGAATGGGAGCCGCGCTATCTCGCGTACCCCGCGCGGCTCTCCCTGCCGGTGCTGCTTGTCGATCTGATCATTCTGATCGCCCGGCGGCCGAAGATTGAGAAGAAAGCTTGA
- a CDS encoding glycoside hydrolase family 43 protein codes for MTLHNSQYSGYLLVHFIGEQPDGEQVYFSYSEDGLHWKDLKAGLPVLRSELGEKGVRDPFIVRSLGEDKFYLIATDLHIAAGKGWEAAVNEGSRDIIIWESPDLVNWSSPWSVTVGVEGAGCVWAPEAIYDEAADDFLVFWASATQEPQENERKHKIYSVRTKDFRKFGTTEKYIERDNDIIDTTIIEQGGAYYRFSKDETTKNIRVEKGSSLHKEAFTPLSAPVLEGLTGVEGPQIFKLGDREQWCLICSMNYDM; via the coding sequence GTGACACTGCACAACAGCCAATACTCAGGATATCTTCTGGTTCATTTTATCGGGGAGCAGCCTGATGGGGAACAGGTCTATTTCTCTTACAGCGAGGACGGCCTGCATTGGAAGGACTTGAAAGCGGGCTTGCCGGTTCTGCGTTCGGAGCTGGGGGAGAAGGGCGTGAGAGATCCTTTTATCGTTCGCTCGCTGGGGGAAGACAAGTTCTATTTGATCGCCACCGATCTTCACATTGCAGCCGGAAAAGGCTGGGAAGCCGCAGTGAATGAGGGCAGCCGTGACATCATCATCTGGGAATCGCCCGACCTGGTGAATTGGTCTTCACCCTGGTCTGTAACGGTCGGCGTAGAAGGGGCCGGGTGCGTCTGGGCTCCGGAAGCGATTTATGACGAAGCAGCGGATGATTTCCTGGTGTTCTGGGCCTCCGCTACACAGGAGCCGCAGGAGAATGAACGGAAGCATAAAATCTACAGCGTGCGGACGAAGGATTTCCGCAAGTTTGGTACGACTGAAAAATATATCGAACGGGACAACGATATCATTGATACCACGATTATTGAGCAGGGCGGCGCTTACTACCGGTTCTCCAAAGATGAGACGACCAAGAATATCCGGGTTGAAAAAGGCTCATCGCTGCACAAGGAAGCCTTCACCCCTTTGAGCGCTCCCGTACTGGAGGGATTGACCGGTGTGGAAGGGCCGCAGATTTTCAAGCTGGGTGATCGCGAGCAATGGTGCCTGATTTGTTCTATGAACTATGATATGTAG
- a CDS encoding DUF2935 domain-containing protein, whose protein sequence is MSNEFVVRSLDEVRFWSRIMKEHSLFLRLGFRCEDTQLINEANHFYSVFEAIESKANAYDAGTDPQTIQRFNIEVHTAACHIWAFKRKVLGLILQCRLPGQTNFPLLVDHVSREANYFRNRLEQLNAGQLDPLPDAIINENVFFLRIMADHAKFIGHLLDPSERKLVDQAKQFSDEFDTLLFQAQDIESMRPQSQTVPLLDQFLDQNRVSVKSLRDFKKTARDLIEACRIKSIIHPLLADHVFREAERFLFIIDMFERTLTGTTAKNVQIHH, encoded by the coding sequence TTGTCCAATGAGTTCGTTGTCCGCTCGCTAGATGAAGTAAGATTCTGGTCACGCATAATGAAAGAGCATTCGCTGTTTCTCAGGCTTGGTTTCAGGTGTGAGGATACGCAGCTGATTAATGAAGCCAATCATTTCTACAGCGTGTTTGAAGCGATCGAGAGCAAGGCGAACGCTTATGATGCCGGGACGGACCCGCAGACTATCCAGCGCTTCAACATCGAGGTTCATACGGCCGCGTGCCATATTTGGGCGTTTAAAAGAAAAGTGCTCGGGCTGATCCTGCAATGCCGGCTTCCCGGTCAGACGAACTTCCCGCTGCTGGTCGATCATGTGAGCAGAGAAGCCAATTATTTCCGAAACCGTCTTGAACAGCTGAACGCCGGACAATTGGACCCTCTGCCGGATGCGATCATTAATGAGAATGTATTCTTCCTGAGAATTATGGCGGATCATGCGAAATTTATCGGTCATCTTCTGGATCCTTCCGAGCGTAAGCTCGTTGACCAGGCCAAACAGTTCAGCGATGAATTTGACACTCTGCTGTTTCAAGCCCAGGATATCGAATCCATGCGTCCGCAATCTCAAACCGTTCCTCTGCTGGATCAGTTTCTGGATCAGAACAGGGTCTCGGTTAAATCGCTGCGGGACTTCAAGAAGACCGCCCGCGATTTGATTGAAGCATGCCGGATCAAGAGCATTATCCATCCGCTGCTGGCCGACCATGTATTTCGCGAGGCGGAGAGATTCCTGTTCATTATTGATATGTTCGAGAGGACGCTCACCGGCACAACGGCAAAGAATGTGCAAATCCATCATTAA
- a CDS encoding PAS domain S-box protein — MHRVNLNQTLFNEKVYQYATFGIALVSMNGDILAVNPAMTRMFGYTEEEFRTFNFAGLSHPEDEIRSIDDIHRMLGEEDTELQFEKQYVQKSGRLLWVMLTMRLFRDDAGGPLYYLAQIIDISKQKESEQKLIESVERYTSLKKYNHDAVISLDLEGNIINGNNMAEKLTGYSIRKELMGMNLSRLIGQANVDRILAEALYDNTVEQNIDAIYTKSGDRIEVLTSIAPIFVNNQNIGFYLICKDISEQKKLMIAKELAESTNRSKSEFLAMMSHEIRTPMNGVIGMTDLLQETTLLDDEQKYYVEVIRKSGDTLLNIINDILDLSKIEAGKSELQDRAFGLRDCIKDALDVVSARAEEKGLALSCEVGFDVPDVICADPERLKQVLLNLVGNAVKFTPSGSVSVTVKHVTGEGESPQLAFTVKDTGIGIPPDKLSDIFEPFSQVDNFMNRNHEGTGLGLAISKKVVQLMGGDIYAESGGLKTGSAFTFTIGYKPAAMENGDGQSESLMLPPRSIRILLAEDNFVNQLVLTKMLEKLGHTVSVVDNGREAVQAVLNEKFDLIFMDLNMPGLNGLDASRMIKETLGEGNSPVIVAVTANALKGDREKCLSAGMDDYISKPVRREAVARLLGKYLFKELASS; from the coding sequence ATGCATCGAGTGAATCTGAACCAAACGTTATTCAACGAAAAAGTATATCAATACGCAACCTTCGGCATTGCGCTGGTCAGCATGAATGGGGACATTCTGGCGGTTAATCCTGCCATGACCCGGATGTTCGGGTATACGGAGGAGGAATTCCGCACCTTTAACTTTGCCGGGCTGTCCCACCCCGAGGACGAGATCCGCAGCATCGACGACATCCACCGGATGCTCGGTGAAGAGGACACGGAGCTTCAATTCGAGAAGCAGTATGTGCAGAAAAGCGGGCGGCTGCTGTGGGTGATGCTGACGATGCGGCTGTTCCGGGACGATGCGGGTGGCCCGCTCTATTATTTGGCGCAGATTATCGATATTTCCAAGCAGAAGGAATCCGAGCAGAAGCTGATCGAATCGGTCGAACGCTATACCTCGCTGAAGAAGTATAATCATGACGCCGTAATTTCCCTCGATCTTGAGGGCAATATCATTAACGGCAACAACATGGCCGAGAAGCTGACCGGCTACAGCATCCGGAAGGAGCTGATGGGGATGAATCTGAGCCGGCTGATCGGCCAGGCCAACGTCGACCGGATACTCGCCGAAGCGCTGTACGACAATACGGTGGAGCAGAATATTGATGCCATTTACACGAAGAGCGGCGACAGAATCGAGGTGCTGACGAGCATCGCGCCGATTTTTGTGAACAATCAGAATATCGGCTTCTATCTGATCTGCAAGGATATTTCGGAGCAGAAGAAGCTGATGATTGCGAAGGAGCTGGCGGAGAGCACGAATCGTTCCAAGAGCGAGTTCCTCGCCATGATGAGCCATGAAATCCGGACGCCCATGAACGGAGTAATCGGGATGACGGATCTGCTGCAGGAGACGACCCTCCTGGACGATGAGCAGAAGTACTATGTCGAGGTCATTCGGAAGAGCGGGGATACGCTGCTGAATATCATCAATGACATTCTGGATCTGTCCAAGATCGAGGCGGGAAAAAGCGAGCTTCAGGATCGCGCCTTCGGGCTGAGAGACTGCATCAAGGATGCGCTTGATGTCGTCTCGGCGCGTGCGGAGGAGAAAGGTCTTGCGCTGTCCTGTGAAGTCGGATTCGATGTGCCTGACGTTATTTGCGCTGATCCGGAAAGGCTGAAGCAGGTGCTGCTCAATCTGGTCGGCAACGCTGTGAAGTTCACGCCAAGCGGCTCCGTCTCCGTCACCGTGAAGCATGTGACCGGCGAAGGGGAGAGCCCGCAGCTTGCCTTTACCGTCAAGGATACCGGGATCGGGATTCCCCCGGACAAGCTGAGCGACATCTTCGAGCCGTTCTCGCAGGTCGATAATTTCATGAACCGGAACCATGAAGGGACGGGGCTCGGGCTCGCCATCAGCAAGAAGGTGGTCCAGCTTATGGGAGGCGATATTTATGCTGAGAGCGGCGGCTTGAAGACGGGTTCCGCCTTCACGTTCACCATCGGCTATAAGCCGGCAGCCATGGAGAATGGAGACGGGCAATCGGAATCCCTGATGCTGCCTCCCAGGAGCATCCGGATTCTCTTGGCGGAGGACAACTTCGTGAACCAGCTTGTGCTGACCAAAATGCTGGAGAAGCTCGGACACACCGTCAGTGTGGTCGACAACGGAAGAGAAGCTGTTCAGGCGGTTCTGAACGAGAAGTTTGATTTGATCTTTATGGATCTTAACATGCCAGGCCTGAACGGGCTTGACGCTTCGAGAATGATCAAAGAGACTTTGGGCGAAGGCAATAGTCCCGTAATTGTCGCGGTAACCGCCAATGCACTCAAGGGTGACCGCGAGAAATGCCTATCCGCCGGGATGGATGACTATATCAGCAAGCCCGTGCGGCGGGAGGCCGTCGCCAGACTGCTCGGCAAATACTTGTTCAAGGAATTGGCGAGTTCATAA
- a CDS encoding PepSY domain-containing protein, producing the protein MLKILRLIHKMAGLAGALLIVFMAVTGLLLNHREWIGYNTGREMELQKLIFALHSGAVGGGAFRWLTDIAAICMIVLSVTGTWMWFRGAAAARRAKRRNRL; encoded by the coding sequence ATGCTGAAAATATTGAGACTCATTCATAAAATGGCGGGATTGGCCGGAGCCCTGCTTATTGTGTTCATGGCAGTAACGGGTCTGTTGCTCAATCACCGGGAGTGGATCGGGTATAATACCGGGCGGGAAATGGAGCTGCAAAAGCTCATTTTTGCCCTGCATTCCGGAGCGGTCGGTGGTGGAGCCTTCAGATGGCTCACGGACATCGCCGCGATTTGCATGATCGTACTGAGCGTTACCGGAACCTGGATGTGGTTCAGGGGGGCTGCGGCTGCCAGACGAGCGAAAAGGAGAAACCGATTGTGA
- a CDS encoding YmaF family protein, with amino-acid sequence MKPIPVKGYILQNEEKGGDHSHRVYITTWDGRPVVHTHPFSGVTSYDDGHDHKYAGVTEPAPSGVPHVHRYFSITSIDQGHTHVIQGITGPAIPVPGGHIHHFEGVTTIAGKRPHSHDYKGVTGKES; translated from the coding sequence TTGAAACCAATTCCTGTGAAAGGATATATTCTTCAAAACGAGGAAAAGGGCGGCGATCATTCGCATCGCGTCTATATCACTACATGGGACGGTCGGCCGGTTGTTCATACCCATCCTTTTTCCGGCGTTACCTCCTATGATGACGGACATGATCACAAGTACGCCGGTGTTACCGAGCCTGCCCCCAGCGGCGTCCCGCATGTTCACCGGTATTTCTCTATAACCTCGATAGATCAGGGACATACGCACGTGATTCAAGGGATAACCGGTCCGGCTATTCCGGTACCCGGCGGGCATATTCATCATTTCGAAGGGGTCACGACAATTGCCGGTAAAAGACCGCATTCGCACGACTATAAAGGGGTAACCGGCAAGGAGTCTTGA
- a CDS encoding polysaccharide deacetylase family protein, translated as MRAYSILDFVPVKERAVAFTFDDGPNPVHTLELLDIFAEVGGKATFFMIGEQIDESPETALKVFAKGHELANHSQTHPHLSELSPEAVRAELAETDRRIRALTAKPVRSFRPPYLEDNEEVLALAAEFGYRSIGAVNRGTRDWEMPGVDHILEQTREHVGPGSILLFHDGFNDRSQTIEAVRTLLRELAEDGYRFVTVSELLELAE; from the coding sequence ATGAGAGCTTATTCAATTCTCGATTTCGTTCCGGTGAAGGAGCGCGCTGTTGCCTTCACGTTCGACGATGGACCGAATCCGGTCCATACCCTTGAGCTGCTCGATATTTTCGCGGAGGTCGGCGGGAAAGCCACCTTCTTCATGATCGGCGAGCAGATTGACGAGAGTCCGGAAACCGCCTTGAAGGTATTCGCCAAAGGCCATGAGTTGGCCAATCATTCCCAGACCCATCCTCATTTGTCAGAGCTGTCCCCGGAAGCTGTCCGGGCCGAGCTGGCCGAGACGGACCGGCGCATCCGCGCCTTGACCGCCAAGCCCGTGCGCTCGTTCCGTCCACCCTACCTGGAGGACAATGAGGAGGTGCTCGCCTTGGCTGCGGAGTTTGGCTACCGGAGCATCGGCGCGGTCAACCGGGGAACCCGGGATTGGGAGATGCCCGGCGTGGACCACATCCTGGAGCAGACCCGGGAGCATGTCGGACCTGGAAGCATCCTTCTGTTCCATGACGGATTCAATGACCGGTCCCAGACGATCGAAGCTGTCCGCACCCTTCTTCGGGAGCTTGCGGAGGACGGCTACCGATTCGTAACGGTCAGCGAGCTGTTGGAGCTTGCGGAGTGA
- a CDS encoding TetR/AcrR family transcriptional regulator yields MLNIYNDVQGRRERLGVKERKEREKEKQRELILQAASEIFAQEGLEKLSIRKIADKIEYSPAIIYHYFENKDDIINHLMTRGYGRLMASLSSSAQNGHDVPEIRLRKLMRSYIEAALDMPDEYMAVQLSSSPDILQHTTFLYEGASVQKSALTLLFQCLNEFMGTAGQEDAANENQELTAQVIAASSLGLVIKLIQEKNIGEEQKSRLIDHYLDWAIAGAKTLGTGTERQSDE; encoded by the coding sequence ATGTTAAATATATATAACGATGTTCAAGGAAGGCGTGAGCGGCTTGGGGTGAAGGAAAGAAAGGAACGGGAAAAGGAGAAGCAGCGGGAGCTAATTCTGCAGGCAGCAAGCGAGATATTTGCACAAGAGGGGCTGGAGAAGCTTTCCATCCGTAAAATCGCGGACAAGATTGAGTATTCACCGGCGATTATTTATCACTATTTTGAAAATAAGGACGATATCATCAATCATCTGATGACCCGGGGCTACGGCCGGTTAATGGCTTCTTTATCTTCTTCTGCACAGAACGGACACGATGTGCCGGAGATCAGGCTGAGAAAGCTGATGCGCAGCTATATCGAAGCCGCTCTCGACATGCCGGATGAGTATATGGCGGTTCAGCTCAGTTCATCCCCGGATATTTTGCAGCATACTACATTCCTGTATGAAGGTGCTTCCGTTCAGAAGTCTGCCCTGACCCTCCTATTCCAGTGTTTGAATGAATTCATGGGAACCGCCGGCCAGGAGGACGCAGCTAACGAGAATCAGGAGCTGACTGCACAGGTTATCGCAGCCTCTTCGCTCGGGCTAGTCATCAAGCTGATCCAGGAGAAGAACATCGGAGAAGAGCAAAAGAGCCGTCTTATCGATCATTATTTGGATTGGGCAATTGCAGGGGCGAAGACATTGGGGACCGGAACGGAGCGCCAGAGCGATGAATGA
- a CDS encoding acetylglutamate kinase: MYGYFPVYSSYGYVAARGCPWTPSKVELNRTLRALWAQHIYWTRLAVNSIVGGLPDTQATLNRLLRNPEDFAAVLAPLYGAAKAAEFAKLLREHLTIAAELVQLLKSGNTQAAADAQKRWYANADAIAAFLAGINPFWSRQEWQKMLYEHLKLLTEEVAARIAGNYTENVATNDRIEPQAYEMADVMTEGIVRQFPSLFQS, translated from the coding sequence ATGTACGGTTATTTCCCGGTATATTCTTCATATGGTTATGTGGCGGCTCGCGGCTGCCCATGGACGCCGTCAAAGGTTGAGCTGAACCGGACGCTCCGGGCCTTGTGGGCGCAGCATATTTATTGGACCCGGCTCGCGGTCAACAGCATTGTCGGCGGTCTGCCGGATACGCAGGCGACACTTAACCGCCTTCTTCGCAACCCGGAGGATTTTGCGGCTGTGCTGGCGCCCCTCTACGGCGCAGCTAAAGCGGCCGAGTTCGCCAAATTGCTTCGGGAACATCTCACCATTGCCGCCGAACTTGTACAGCTGCTGAAATCCGGCAATACCCAGGCGGCGGCTGACGCCCAGAAGCGGTGGTATGCCAATGCGGATGCCATCGCCGCATTTCTGGCCGGCATCAATCCGTTCTGGTCCCGGCAGGAGTGGCAGAAGATGCTGTATGAGCATTTGAAACTGCTCACCGAGGAAGTGGCCGCCCGGATCGCGGGGAATTACACCGAGAATGTCGCGACCAACGACCGCATTGAGCCGCAGGCGTATGAAATGGCTGACGTGATGACGGAAGGCATTGTACGGCAGTTCCCGTCATTGTTCCAGAGCTGA
- a CDS encoding alkaline phosphatase family protein, which translates to MPSSVNLPMSSFPKQYDRLPTVSFVIPNLDHDIHDGTIKEADDWLKSHLSGYIQWAKTHNSMLVVTWDEDDMSSNNKIPTLIIGPMVAQKTITQKSSHYSLLRTLEDLYGLDKLGHSEQAVPLDIWKQ; encoded by the coding sequence GTGCCCAGCAGCGTCAATCTGCCGATGAGTTCGTTCCCGAAGCAATACGACCGGCTGCCAACCGTTTCATTCGTCATTCCGAATCTGGATCACGATATCCATGACGGAACGATCAAGGAAGCGGATGATTGGCTGAAATCGCATCTTTCCGGATACATTCAGTGGGCCAAGACCCACAACAGCATGTTAGTCGTCACTTGGGACGAGGATGACATGAGCTCGAATAATAAAATTCCCACTCTTATCATCGGCCCTATGGTCGCGCAGAAGACGATCACGCAGAAGAGCAGCCACTACTCGCTGCTACGCACTCTTGAAGACCTCTACGGGTTGGACAAGCTGGGGCATTCCGAACAGGCAGTTCCGCTGGACATCTGGAAGCAGTAA
- a CDS encoding DUF6544 family protein encodes MPEWLWIALAVLDILIVTVVLAAAISKTVFDRNANKLAGELLHGSPAASPGIASPGIASPGIVMAEDLDGLPLPVRKWLEGAHIIGTEKITSVRLKQTGQMRTKEGGPWMKVRAEQYFRADEPGFVWKADVQMAPLLHLSGLDSYQAGHGRMSIKLLSLLPVVDAKGPELDYSTMVRYLAEMPWFPAAAISPYIRWEPINDRSALAAISYKGISASGVFAFNDQGDLISIPVRDYRY; translated from the coding sequence ATGCCTGAATGGTTATGGATCGCTTTAGCTGTATTGGACATTCTGATCGTCACGGTCGTTCTTGCCGCAGCCATTTCCAAGACCGTATTTGATCGAAATGCGAATAAGCTGGCTGGAGAGCTATTACACGGAAGTCCTGCCGCAAGCCCCGGAATCGCAAGTCCCGGAATCGCAAGTCCCGGAATCGTTATGGCGGAGGATCTGGATGGCCTGCCCCTTCCCGTCAGGAAATGGCTGGAGGGTGCTCATATTATCGGAACAGAAAAAATCACTTCCGTCCGGCTGAAGCAGACAGGACAAATGCGGACGAAAGAAGGCGGCCCATGGATGAAGGTCCGGGCCGAGCAGTATTTCCGGGCGGATGAGCCGGGGTTTGTCTGGAAAGCTGACGTTCAAATGGCTCCGCTCCTTCACCTCTCCGGACTTGACAGCTATCAGGCAGGACATGGCCGGATGAGCATCAAGCTGTTGTCGCTGCTGCCTGTGGTGGATGCGAAAGGCCCTGAATTGGACTACAGCACAATGGTCAGATATTTGGCAGAGATGCCCTGGTTTCCGGCGGCGGCAATTAGTCCCTATATCCGGTGGGAGCCGATCAATGATCGCTCTGCACTTGCTGCCATCAGCTACAAAGGGATCAGCGCGTCGGGAGTGTTCGCTTTCAATGATCAAGGGGATCTGATCAGTATTCCAGTGCGAGATTACCGATATTGA